Proteins encoded in a region of the Bacteroidales bacterium WCE2004 genome:
- a CDS encoding GTP cyclohydrolase I, giving the protein MITEEQAKQHIRELLEYIGEDPTRTGLQDTPDRMIRMFGEMFRGYDPAQAPVVTTFPNGQDGIVYDDMVVDSGPFYSVCEHHCRTFFGEYWFAYLPNPKGRILGLSKIGRVVDYCASRLQVQERLVHDVVEMLTEALGTENPPRGMALMMRGRHMCKESRGVRKSGLMTSTYLTGSFRTNPQTRNEFLSYIDKNGHV; this is encoded by the coding sequence ATGATTACGGAAGAACAAGCCAAGCAGCACATCCGCGAACTGCTGGAGTATATCGGCGAGGACCCGACGCGGACGGGCCTGCAGGACACCCCCGACCGGATGATCAGGATGTTCGGGGAGATGTTCCGGGGCTATGACCCGGCGCAGGCACCGGTCGTGACCACCTTCCCCAACGGGCAGGACGGCATCGTCTATGACGACATGGTGGTCGACTCCGGCCCGTTCTATTCGGTGTGCGAACACCATTGCCGGACCTTTTTCGGCGAATACTGGTTCGCCTATCTCCCCAATCCCAAGGGCCGCATCCTCGGGCTGAGCAAGATCGGACGCGTGGTGGACTACTGCGCTTCGCGCCTGCAGGTCCAGGAGCGCCTGGTGCACGACGTGGTGGAGATGCTGACCGAGGCGCTCGGCACGGAGAACCCGCCGCGCGGCATGGCGCTGATGATGCGCGGCCGGCACATGTGCAAGGAGAGCCGCGGCGTGCGCAAGAGCGGCCTGATGACCTCGACCTACCTGACGGGCTCGTTCCGCACGAATCCCCAGACCCGCAATGAATTCCTGTCCTACATCGACAAGAACGGACATGTATAA
- a CDS encoding 6-pyruvoyltetrahydropterin/6-carboxytetrahydropterin synthase: MYYISKKIRVAASHHLVVDYATKCARPHGHNYEIEVFCKAPELDANGMVVDFKLIKERVIDRIDHRDLNEVLPFNPTAENLARWICGEIPHCYKVTVKETEDNTATYEL, translated from the coding sequence ATGTATTACATCTCCAAGAAAATCCGCGTGGCGGCGAGCCATCACCTGGTGGTGGATTATGCCACGAAGTGTGCGCGGCCGCACGGGCACAACTATGAGATCGAGGTCTTCTGCAAGGCCCCGGAGCTCGACGCGAACGGGATGGTGGTGGACTTCAAGCTGATCAAGGAGCGGGTGATCGACCGCATCGACCACCGCGACCTCAACGAGGTCCTGCCTTTCAACCCGACCGCGGAGAATCTCGCCCGCTGGATCTGCGGCGAGATTCCGCACTGCTACAAGGTGACGGTCAAGGAGACGGAAGACAATACGGCAACTTACGAGTTATGA